The following proteins are co-located in the Silene latifolia isolate original U9 population chromosome 1, ASM4854445v1, whole genome shotgun sequence genome:
- the LOC141648433 gene encoding uncharacterized protein LOC141648433, with translation MNKAMVGRLVNWIAEQKNTIWVNWVQQNYLKGTDWKDYTPSANSNWVWRRICRVKQELLPGYTNRQWDMQGKEFSTAGCYEWLKGSNPKVPWARLIWNGWVVPKHQFLGWLFAHGALRTNDRVVQFGMDIDDSCFLCAQATEGANHLFFECAYSKQRTGTKMQVGVQAAVVWGAMYHIWHERNKCRVEGVITRTGKCSEQIIEDVKARIRGQDFQHMPKAQINWLRQKNLYVMVA, from the exons ATGAACAAAGCTATGGTTGGGAGGTTAGTGAACTGGATAGCAGAGCAGAAGAATACAATCTGGGTCAATTGGGTGCAACAGAACTATTTGAAAGGGACAGATTGGAAGGATTACACACCTTCTGCAAATTCTAACTGGGTTTGGAGAAGAATCTGCAGAGTTAAGCAGGAATTGCTACCTGGTTATACTAATCGGCAGTGGGATATGCAAGGCAAGGAATTCTCAACTGCTGGATGCTATGAATGGCTTAAAGGAAGTAACCCAAAGGTGCCATGGGCAAGATTGATCTGGAATGGCTGGGTGGTGCCTAAGCATCAGTTCTTAGGATGGCTATTTGCACATGGAGCCCTAAGAACTAATGACAGGGTGGTACAGTTTGGCATGGACATTGATGATAGTTGTTtcttatgtgctcaggctactgAAGGGGCAAATCATCTATTTTTTGAATGTGCTTACAGCAAGCAA AGGACTGGAACTAAGATGCAGGTGGGAGTTCAGGCAGCTGTGGTTTGGGGAGCAATGTATCACATATGGCATGAAAGAAACAAGTGTAGGGTTGAAGGGGTCATAACTAGAACAGGCAAATGTTCTGAGCAAATTATAGAAGATGTGAAGGCCAGAATCAGAGGACAAGATTTTCAGCATATGCCCAAGGCTCAGATAAATTGGCTTAGACAAAAGAACCTATATGTAATGGTTGCTTGA